One segment of Streptomyces sp. NBC_00576 DNA contains the following:
- a CDS encoding helix-turn-helix domain-containing protein, with protein MDAAQQEATARARELQRNWYGEPLGALFRKLIDDLGLNQARLAGVLGLSAPMLSQLMSGQRAKIGNPAVVQRVQLLQDLAGQVADGSVSAAEATERMDEIKKSQGGSVLSNTTQSTTSSGAPTVKRVVREIQSLLRSVAAAGDIIEAADTLAPTHPELAEFLRVYGAGRTSDAVTHYQSHQN; from the coding sequence ATGGATGCCGCACAGCAGGAAGCCACCGCAAGAGCGCGGGAGCTTCAGCGGAACTGGTACGGGGAGCCTTTGGGGGCGCTCTTCCGTAAGCTCATCGACGATCTTGGACTCAACCAGGCTCGTCTCGCGGGGGTACTGGGGCTGTCCGCGCCGATGCTGTCACAGCTGATGAGCGGCCAGCGGGCCAAGATCGGCAATCCGGCAGTGGTGCAGCGCGTGCAGTTGCTGCAGGATCTGGCCGGTCAGGTCGCGGACGGCAGCGTCAGCGCCGCCGAGGCGACCGAGCGGATGGACGAGATCAAGAAGTCGCAGGGGGGATCGGTGCTCAGCAACACCACGCAGTCGACGACGAGTTCGGGGGCGCCCACGGTCAAGCGGGTGGTCCGCGAGATCCAGTCGCTGCTGCGCTCGGTGGCCGCCGCTGGAGACATCATCGAGGCGGCTGACACTCTCGCCCCGACCCACCCGGAACTGGCAGAGTTCCTCCGGGTGTACGGCGCGGGCCGCACGTCCGACGCCGTGACGCACTACCAGTCCCACCAGAACTGA
- a CDS encoding ATP-grasp domain-containing protein — MSNSVSDPVNTNAVSHPDAVVLCKWQPQLATALLDLTPELYIILDDFDAQQLRPDPEVLARMRHVYRVSHFDSIEELAAVAVDLRLRGVENVKVISHAEFSQYGAGYLDLLLGNDEDPMRHVAFRDKRLMKQRVALAGTPVARFESLSDASDTRAVAAAAARLSFPVVVKPASGFGTMSTVRVDLPDDLPSVVEQLTFEPLLRSKQLIVEEFVEGTELCVDAIWSGGKALTFVVHQYYANRITLMAQGAAARPLDGSHILPEADHPGLYRRLRALHDRVNQGLGIQDGATHLEAFVRSDGDIFFSEIGTRIGGAWVPRMLSAHFGRSVWQSIAEAELTGFCPDPTPEYPYVGAVHLGPERPGVITSIPADTELAEFPGVLDWQHLRKVGGKARLSHPSEWYFFVVLGAETQDAYDQLCHDVAKRFRVETEGETEKATRGESEADPAVTGR; from the coding sequence ATGTCCAACTCAGTGTCCGACCCGGTGAATACGAACGCGGTATCGCACCCGGACGCTGTGGTCCTGTGCAAATGGCAGCCCCAACTGGCTACGGCCCTGCTGGATCTGACCCCCGAGCTGTACATCATCCTCGATGATTTCGACGCGCAGCAGCTGCGGCCGGACCCGGAGGTGCTGGCGCGGATGCGCCACGTCTACCGGGTGAGCCACTTCGACTCGATCGAGGAGCTGGCGGCCGTCGCCGTGGATCTTCGGCTCCGCGGCGTCGAGAACGTCAAGGTCATCAGTCACGCCGAGTTCAGCCAGTACGGCGCCGGCTACCTCGACCTGCTGCTCGGCAACGACGAGGACCCGATGCGTCATGTCGCTTTCCGGGACAAGCGGCTGATGAAGCAGCGGGTGGCGCTGGCGGGCACGCCGGTGGCCCGCTTCGAATCCCTGTCCGACGCGAGTGACACGCGGGCGGTCGCGGCCGCGGCGGCGCGGCTCTCCTTCCCCGTGGTGGTGAAACCCGCCTCCGGCTTCGGGACGATGAGCACGGTCCGCGTCGACCTCCCGGACGACCTGCCCAGCGTCGTCGAACAACTCACCTTCGAGCCGTTGCTGCGCAGCAAGCAACTCATCGTGGAGGAGTTCGTCGAAGGCACGGAACTGTGTGTCGACGCCATCTGGTCCGGCGGCAAGGCTCTGACCTTCGTCGTGCACCAGTACTACGCGAACAGAATCACGCTGATGGCACAGGGCGCCGCGGCACGCCCGCTCGACGGTTCCCACATCCTGCCCGAGGCGGACCACCCCGGCCTCTACCGCCGCCTGCGAGCACTGCACGACCGGGTCAATCAAGGGCTCGGAATCCAGGACGGCGCAACCCACTTGGAGGCTTTCGTCAGGTCCGACGGAGACATCTTCTTCTCCGAGATCGGAACGCGCATCGGGGGAGCCTGGGTGCCGCGCATGCTGAGCGCTCACTTCGGGCGCTCGGTATGGCAGTCGATCGCCGAGGCGGAACTGACCGGATTCTGCCCGGACCCCACCCCCGAATATCCGTACGTGGGCGCCGTCCATCTGGGGCCGGAACGCCCTGGAGTCATCACCAGCATTCCCGCGGACACCGAACTGGCCGAATTTCCTGGCGTACTGGACTGGCAACACCTCAGGAAGGTGGGCGGCAAAGCCCGCCTGAGTCACCCGTCCGAATGGTATTTCTTCGTCGTCCTCGGCGCCGAGACGCAGGACGCGTACGACCAGCTGTGCCATGACGTGGCCAAGAGGTTCCGTGTAGAAACAGAAGGCGAAACAGAGAAGGCAACGCGAGGCGAATCCGAAGCAGATCCGGCGGTCACCGGCCGATGA
- a CDS encoding MFS transporter, whose product MNQATGTHIFKDRAFRRVFTATGVSATGDALTQAALPFAILARNDSATAIGLVLAARALPYALLMLPAGIVGDRFSPQRILFLANAVRTAVQGLTAAILFSGHAPILLLAALQAIQGAASAFVFPASRSILPRALHKEYLQRANALISTAFSTAAILGPLLAGVLLAFTSPAFALALDAGSFLIGALLLGRIPDLPAVTESTSGRKSEKKSADRRERSSWRKELATGFREVVNSRWLLLGLVHAAGFQVLVVGAVAVLGPMTALDHYGGDSGWAVLLSCMSVGHLLGGMAAMRWRPANPLRTAYTVVLGTVPALLAMAAGIPLWSLVALLVLYGMTLSVGDTLWETAVQANVPLDRLSRVISFDGFVSFGLRPLGLAAIGPAAAVAGAGNTLVVMAAAAAVLTVAAALLAGRPRFSPATPPASARAEEPLTEEEATNSGPR is encoded by the coding sequence ATGAACCAGGCGACCGGCACGCACATATTCAAGGACCGCGCCTTCCGCCGCGTCTTCACCGCGACCGGGGTGTCCGCCACAGGTGACGCGCTCACCCAGGCGGCGCTGCCGTTCGCGATCCTGGCCAGGAACGACAGCGCCACCGCCATCGGACTGGTTCTGGCGGCCAGAGCGCTGCCGTACGCACTCCTGATGCTGCCCGCCGGGATCGTCGGAGACAGGTTCTCCCCCCAGCGCATCCTCTTCCTGGCGAACGCGGTACGTACGGCGGTGCAGGGCCTGACCGCGGCGATTCTTTTCAGCGGACACGCGCCCATATTGCTGCTGGCGGCCCTGCAGGCGATACAGGGCGCCGCTTCGGCTTTTGTTTTCCCGGCATCCAGGAGCATCCTGCCGCGCGCGCTGCACAAGGAATATCTGCAGCGCGCGAACGCTTTGATCTCAACCGCCTTCAGCACTGCGGCCATTCTCGGCCCCCTGCTCGCGGGCGTTCTGCTCGCCTTCACCAGCCCGGCCTTCGCGCTCGCTCTGGACGCCGGTTCGTTCCTCATCGGAGCCCTGCTCCTGGGAAGAATTCCCGACCTCCCTGCGGTCACCGAAAGCACGTCCGGCAGGAAATCCGAGAAGAAATCGGCAGACAGGAGGGAAAGAAGCTCCTGGCGCAAGGAACTGGCCACGGGATTCCGTGAAGTCGTCAACTCCCGCTGGCTGCTGCTGGGACTGGTGCACGCGGCCGGTTTCCAGGTGCTGGTGGTCGGCGCCGTCGCCGTCCTCGGGCCGATGACCGCGCTGGACCACTACGGCGGCGACAGCGGCTGGGCGGTCCTGCTGTCATGCATGTCGGTCGGACACCTCCTGGGCGGCATGGCAGCCATGCGCTGGCGGCCGGCGAACCCCCTGCGCACCGCGTACACAGTCGTCCTCGGGACCGTTCCGGCCCTCCTCGCGATGGCGGCCGGCATCCCGCTCTGGTCACTGGTGGCACTACTGGTCCTGTACGGCATGACCCTGAGCGTCGGCGACACCCTCTGGGAGACCGCGGTGCAGGCGAACGTGCCCCTTGACCGGCTGTCCCGCGTCATCTCCTTCGACGGGTTCGTGTCGTTCGGCCTGCGCCCTCTCGGTCTGGCGGCGATCGGCCCGGCGGCCGCGGTGGCCGGGGCGGGGAACACCCTGGTCGTCATGGCCGCCGCGGCGGCTGTGCTGACGGTCGCGGCCGCTCTGCTGGCCGGCCGGCCACGCTTCTCCCCGGCCACGCCACCGGCCTCCGCACGCGCGGAGGAACCCCTCACCGAGGAAGAGGCCACGAACAGCGGCCCTCGATAG
- a CDS encoding ATP-grasp domain-containing protein, which yields MLPKKPHLGIVSLAKHADTDAGVIDEGPYTYEHLVAKDVIWAPPSGRLGHGEFSYGGTALRERAEAFLIHFGLSGDPLDTHLLSLSRALEEAGYPVLNSFEFTWTCGDKHFALERARSLGIPTPKTLLAKPTGRNVPDVVSTVEGELSYPLVVKPRGTMKGFGVIKVTDRDLLVSTLQLYSASGMSCLVQEFIESGGREVRCFYAGGELLGIYDRRRDHSKFIGVATPRVGQGSDVTVSCLDTDLPEARELMSSCEKLLAGFTWDLAAIDWFGSERGLVLNEINTVPGIYSMPEADRVIFHERVADAIQRRSTSSTHTAGV from the coding sequence ATGTTGCCGAAGAAGCCCCACCTCGGAATCGTCTCGCTTGCCAAACATGCCGACACGGATGCCGGAGTCATCGACGAAGGCCCGTACACCTATGAGCACCTGGTCGCCAAAGACGTGATCTGGGCCCCGCCCTCAGGGCGCCTCGGCCACGGAGAGTTCAGCTACGGAGGGACGGCACTGCGCGAGCGCGCCGAGGCGTTCCTGATCCACTTCGGGCTGAGCGGCGACCCGCTGGACACCCATCTGCTGTCTCTGTCCCGCGCCTTGGAAGAAGCGGGCTATCCCGTCCTCAACAGCTTCGAGTTCACCTGGACCTGTGGTGACAAGCACTTCGCGCTGGAACGGGCACGCAGCCTCGGAATCCCCACCCCGAAGACCCTCCTGGCCAAGCCGACCGGCAGAAACGTTCCGGACGTCGTCTCGACGGTCGAAGGCGAGCTGTCGTACCCGCTGGTGGTCAAACCCCGGGGCACGATGAAAGGGTTCGGCGTCATCAAGGTGACGGACAGGGATCTGCTGGTCTCGACACTCCAGCTCTACTCGGCCTCCGGAATGTCCTGCCTCGTCCAGGAGTTCATCGAATCGGGCGGTCGCGAGGTCAGATGCTTCTACGCGGGCGGCGAGTTGCTGGGAATCTACGACCGCCGACGCGATCACTCGAAGTTCATCGGGGTGGCGACCCCCCGGGTCGGCCAGGGCAGTGACGTGACGGTGTCATGCCTGGACACCGACCTGCCCGAGGCCCGCGAGCTGATGAGTTCCTGCGAGAAGCTGCTGGCGGGATTCACCTGGGATCTCGCCGCCATCGACTGGTTCGGCTCCGAGCGCGGTCTCGTACTCAACGAGATCAACACAGTCCCCGGAATCTACTCCATGCCCGAGGCAGACCGTGTGATCTTCCACGAACGCGTGGCCGACGCGATCCAACGGCGCAGCACGTCTTCGACTCACACGGCCGGCGTGTAG